The following proteins come from a genomic window of Microtus ochrogaster isolate Prairie Vole_2 chromosome 7, MicOch1.0, whole genome shotgun sequence:
- the Mrm1 gene encoding rRNA methyltransferase 1, mitochondrial: MVGTVGCPGPEISQSFKVPITSCLEFIWERPTLLVLGNEGSGLSQEVLASCQLLLTILPRRQLPPGLESLNVSVATGILLHSICSQKKGFPAQTEKGQLLQDT, from the exons ATGGTGGGCACAGTGGGCTGCCCAGGTCCTGAGATCTCCCAGTCCTTCAAGGTCCCCATCACTAGCTGCCTAGAGTTCATCTGGGAGCGGCCTACTCTCCTTGTGCTGG GCAATGAGGGCTCTGGTTTGTCCCAGGAGGTTCTTGCCTCCTGCCAGCTGCTCCTCACTATTCTGCCCAGGCGTCAGCTGCCTCCCGGTCTTGAGTCCTTGAATGTGTCTGTGGCCACAG GAATTCTTCTACACTCCATTTGCAGCCAGAAGAAGGGTTTCCCTGCACAGACCGAGAAAGGACAACTTCTCCAAGACACTTGA